The Synechococcus sp. BL107 nucleotide sequence CGCGCCCCTCCAGGAGGGAGGCGGTGGTGGAGGCAGCGCGTTTCAGCGGCGAGCTGTACACCGCATCGATGCTGACCTCCTTGAGGGAGCGTCCCAGCGATCTGGCCTGGTCGTGGCCTTCGTCCGTGAGGTTGGAGAGGTCGTCGCGCCCCTGGATCCGGAGCTCTTTGTTGAAGCTGCTCAGACCGTGACGGACTAGGAGAAGGCGAATGGACACCATTTGGCTTCAATGCGCGGCCATCGTATGGGGCAAGGGTTGCAGAGGGACAATCAGAGGACATCGCCCTCACCAGGTGTCCAGTTCGTCACGCCAGGTTTCTCCGCGTTGGAAGCTGTTTCTGGCGGCTCTGTCACTGCTTCTGGCAGGGGCCATTTGGCTGTCAGGGTTGGTTGACAGTCTGACGAGACCATCGGTTTCGCCCTCGCTCACCCTGCAACAGCAGGAGCTGTCGTTGTTGGCTCAGCCGGCAGTGCCACCGTCGTTGCAACCGGTGCTGTTGGGCGGAGATCCCCGCGAGGCGTTGCTTCAAGCCTTGGAGGGCAGTTCCCCAGCGGACCGTAACGACCGGCAGCAGTTACTGCTGGGATTGCTGCAGTCGGATCAGGAGCCTCCTGTGGTTGAGAACCGCTGGCTCACTGATCCGCTCATCCGGCGATTGATTTGTGAGCGACAACCCTCGAGCGTTGATGGTTGTGTTGATGCCGATGTGGCGTCAGCAGCGGCCTGGCGCCTTGCCGTGAGTGGCCTATTGCCTCTACTCACAGTTTTGCTGGGAAGTTTGCTGTTGTTGGTTCAAATCGTTCGAGCTTTAAGGGGGCGCCTTCAGCCTTGGCCGGCCGTGGATGGGCCCGCACTCAGCCTGATTGATGTGGTGTTGTTGGTGGCCGGTGGTTTTGTGGTGATCAGCGCTGTCGGCGTTCCGTTGGTCGCCCTGCCGTTGGTTGCAAGCTTCACCGCCGGGCTCGAAAGTCCACGGCGCGAGGCCGTCACGGTGGTGATTAATTACAGCGTGATGGCCCTGCCAAGTTTGTTCATCCTTTGGCGTCAGCTCAAGGCACTGCCTCGCGCTCAGGCACCCAAAGGGGGGTGGCTCCAGTGGCGCTGGCGGCCATGGCCCGGAGCCATCTCGTCAGCCGTTGGAGGTTGGTTGATGGTGACGCCTGTGGTGGTGGCAACGGGTTGGCTGTTGGTTCGCTTGGTTGGCGACCCCGGTGGCAGCAATCCCCTATTGGAGCTCGTTTTGGGTAGCCAAGATCCACTGGCTCTGGTCCTTCTCGGTTTAACAGCTGTCGTGTTGGCGCCGCTGTTTGAAGAGATCATTTTTCGCGGAGCGCTTCTTCCGGTTTTGGCGAAGCGCTGGGGCACCGCGGTGGGCGTTGTGCTGAGTGCCCTGTTGTTTGCCATGGCCCACATCAGCATCGGTGAGTTGGCGCCCTTAACTGTGCTCGGCATTGGCTTGGCATTGGTGCGCGTCAGCACGGGCCGACTCCTTCCATCGGTGTTGATGCATGCCCTTTGGAATGCCATCACCTTTCTCAATTTGCTTGTGCTCTGAGCCTTGCCGCTCCTTGAAGCAGGTGGTTCACTTACGTATTCGCTATTCCCAGGGTGGTAGCCGCTCCGGAAAAGCGCTCAACGACCCGGACCTTAGAGCTCATTCAAGGTTCTTTGTCGTCTGGACGCATTGCCAGGCGATCGCCCTGGTTAGGAGGCGTGCATCGTGTGATGGACGGCACCCTGCTGGGGGTTGTT carries:
- a CDS encoding CPBP family intramembrane glutamic endopeptidase, which codes for MSSSSRQVSPRWKLFLAALSLLLAGAIWLSGLVDSLTRPSVSPSLTLQQQELSLLAQPAVPPSLQPVLLGGDPREALLQALEGSSPADRNDRQQLLLGLLQSDQEPPVVENRWLTDPLIRRLICERQPSSVDGCVDADVASAAAWRLAVSGLLPLLTVLLGSLLLLVQIVRALRGRLQPWPAVDGPALSLIDVVLLVAGGFVVISAVGVPLVALPLVASFTAGLESPRREAVTVVINYSVMALPSLFILWRQLKALPRAQAPKGGWLQWRWRPWPGAISSAVGGWLMVTPVVVATGWLLVRLVGDPGGSNPLLELVLGSQDPLALVLLGLTAVVLAPLFEEIIFRGALLPVLAKRWGTAVGVVLSALLFAMAHISIGELAPLTVLGIGLALVRVSTGRLLPSVLMHALWNAITFLNLLVL